One window of Corynebacterium doosanense CAU 212 = DSM 45436 genomic DNA carries:
- a CDS encoding phosphonate C-P lyase system protein PhnG: MDTTEDNREDVLGLLARGDRQRLCELADTILDQHVGAGGDFSVIRDPVAGVLTTQVREPLAGQRFLRGDILVSQAEVVLGGSAGWGMCFGDDRASALALAICDTEIARAGELADDVRALARETDRTLRERRAAERERLRPTIVEFEEIA; encoded by the coding sequence ATGGACACCACCGAAGACAACCGCGAGGACGTTCTCGGGCTGCTCGCCCGGGGCGACCGGCAGCGGCTGTGCGAGCTCGCCGACACCATCCTTGACCAGCACGTCGGGGCGGGCGGGGACTTCTCCGTCATCCGCGACCCCGTGGCCGGGGTCCTCACCACTCAGGTGCGCGAGCCCCTCGCCGGCCAACGTTTCCTGCGGGGAGACATTCTGGTCTCCCAGGCCGAGGTCGTCCTCGGTGGATCTGCCGGCTGGGGGATGTGTTTCGGGGACGACCGGGCCAGCGCCCTGGCCCTGGCCATCTGCGACACCGAGATCGCCCGCGCGGGTGAGCTTGCCGACGACGTCCGCGCACTGGCCCGGGAGACGGACCGGACCCTCCGGGAGCGGCGGGCCGCGGAAAGGGAGCGGTTGCGTCCGACGATCGTGGAGTTCGAGGAGATCGCATGA
- a CDS encoding pyridoxal-phosphate dependent enzyme, translating into MTDRLYVGIESTVGHTPLVRLDRLAALKGREDLNIWAKLESFNPGGSAKDRTAAGMVADAIATGRLRPGSIAVESSSGNLGVALAREAVLHEFTFHCVVDPRANRTTVAHMRALGAVVHEVTEPDPETSDWLTARRQLVEKLLTEYDGAINFDQYSNRAAFAAHRDGTMAEIMADLGHAPDHVFVAVSTTGTLGGCLAATVDTPTEVHAVDAEGSVLFGGKRGVRPLPGYGAGVVTELSTQVTPRDIARIDARSAISAARELAACEAILPGASGGAVLAALDAALPDYPAGADVVAILHDNGTAYLSTIYDDTWVEENV; encoded by the coding sequence ATGACTGATCGTTTATATGTGGGCATCGAGTCGACGGTGGGGCACACCCCGCTGGTCAGGCTCGATCGCCTGGCCGCGCTCAAGGGGCGCGAGGACCTCAACATCTGGGCCAAACTGGAATCCTTCAATCCCGGCGGAAGCGCCAAGGACCGCACCGCGGCGGGGATGGTGGCCGACGCCATCGCCACCGGGCGCCTTCGGCCGGGATCCATCGCGGTCGAGTCGAGTTCCGGAAACCTCGGGGTCGCGCTCGCCCGAGAGGCCGTGCTGCACGAATTTACCTTCCACTGCGTCGTCGACCCGCGCGCGAACCGCACCACCGTGGCGCACATGCGGGCTCTCGGAGCGGTGGTCCACGAGGTGACCGAACCCGATCCCGAGACGAGCGACTGGCTCACTGCGCGCCGGCAGTTGGTCGAGAAGCTGCTGACCGAATACGACGGCGCGATCAACTTCGACCAGTACTCCAACCGCGCGGCCTTCGCGGCCCACCGCGACGGCACGATGGCCGAGATCATGGCGGACCTCGGGCACGCGCCTGACCACGTCTTTGTCGCCGTCTCCACCACGGGCACCCTCGGCGGGTGCCTGGCGGCGACCGTCGATACGCCCACCGAGGTCCACGCCGTTGACGCCGAAGGTTCGGTGCTCTTCGGCGGCAAACGCGGCGTTCGCCCCCTGCCGGGTTACGGCGCGGGCGTGGTCACCGAGTTGTCCACGCAGGTCACGCCCCGTGACATCGCGCGTATCGACGCCCGTTCAGCCATCTCCGCCGCCCGCGAACTCGCGGCCTGCGAGGCGATCCTCCCCGGCGCCTCCGGTGGGGCCGTCCTGGCCGCGCTGGACGCAGCCCTGCCGGACTATCCTGCGGGCGCGGACGTGGTGGCGATTCTGCACGACAACGGCACTGCGTACCTGTCCACCATCTACGACGACACCTGGGTTGAGGAGAACGTATGA
- a CDS encoding GntR family transcriptional regulator, with protein sequence MGRRGGDHGAARVEAELAEQIATLPPGAKIDGERELVGRFGVSRAVVRSALDALERRFIINRVPGAGTFVADRFDLTVFNHEAPSLHATAAATGHEVRTRLVTSGREPLPERHARLLGVEPGTETLTLQRVGAIDGTPATWGREWVVPGRSRDLDAALGVIESVYDALTGFGFEPMRGRSIASVEDVPPEIRTALGYRRPALAWRMITTNVDCRTREPLMVSDSWLRVDAVRLVFDFQSD encoded by the coding sequence GTGGGGCGGCGTGGCGGAGATCACGGGGCCGCGCGGGTCGAAGCCGAGCTAGCGGAGCAGATCGCCACCCTCCCACCGGGGGCCAAGATCGACGGCGAGCGTGAACTAGTGGGACGTTTCGGGGTGTCGCGCGCCGTGGTGCGTTCGGCCCTCGACGCGCTGGAACGCCGGTTCATCATCAACCGCGTCCCCGGCGCGGGTACCTTCGTCGCGGACCGCTTCGACCTCACCGTCTTCAACCACGAGGCGCCCTCCCTGCACGCCACCGCCGCGGCCACCGGCCACGAGGTGCGCACCCGGCTGGTGACCTCCGGAAGGGAGCCGCTGCCCGAGCGCCACGCCCGGCTGCTCGGGGTCGAACCCGGCACGGAGACGCTCACGCTCCAGCGTGTCGGTGCCATCGACGGCACCCCGGCGACCTGGGGCAGGGAATGGGTGGTCCCGGGGCGGTCGCGGGATCTCGACGCTGCGCTGGGGGTCATCGAATCCGTCTACGACGCGCTGACCGGCTTCGGCTTCGAACCCATGCGTGGTCGCAGCATCGCCTCGGTCGAGGACGTGCCGCCGGAGATCCGCACGGCGCTGGGTTACCGCAGACCCGCCCTGGCCTGGCGCATGATCACCACCAACGTGGACTGCAGGACGCGCGAGCCGCTCATGGTCAGCGACAGCTGGCTGCGCGTGGACGCGGTCCGCCTGGTGTTTGACTTCCAGTCCGACTAG
- a CDS encoding phosphonate C-P lyase system protein PhnH, producing MNTPTTLSPDEAQQLFRSYLAAMSCPGSVHRADVVVTPAAAAPLLTLADLMSPVAAWIPAARQARPN from the coding sequence ATGAACACCCCGACCACCCTGTCCCCGGACGAGGCGCAGCAGCTGTTCCGTTCCTACCTCGCCGCCATGTCGTGCCCCGGCAGCGTGCACCGCGCTGACGTGGTGGTCACTCCCGCGGCCGCGGCACCTCTGCTCACCCTGGCGGACCTCATGTCCCCGGTCGCGGCCTGGATACCCGCAGCCCGGCAGGCACGGCCGAACTGA
- a CDS encoding carbon-phosphorus lyase complex subunit PhnI: protein MSYAGTNKGGTSAILAAEALLHERSAASANIPAEDVYAAIPELVDQVMGEGGLWAPEVAARAVLQAAGDTAEAVHLLRSHRSTLPRLAFTEPVDPDSMQLCRRVIPVHRQPDGPQLLGATFDYSPRLIAAEGGDPLGVGEEELLGDNAPTIREHADRPVQRFTQWLRERDLLTERGGEVDEEPYDLTLRPITLPAPRFAVLSAMTIAETGALVNTWYRTGPDGHTDESVTLGDVLYGHLDIRVTHPHTGRPVTVGQIDATDAEAVAHLDSRGEDTSRFEAGYGFALGHNERKAIAMSAMDLAATRFADTPAGEHLEQVLMHTTDGLAANGLLEHLKLPHYVTFRSQVDRALAAAAQKGRTTP from the coding sequence ATGAGTTACGCCGGAACCAACAAGGGCGGCACCTCCGCTATCCTCGCGGCGGAGGCGCTCCTGCACGAGCGCAGCGCCGCCAGCGCGAACATCCCGGCGGAGGACGTCTACGCGGCGATCCCCGAGCTCGTCGACCAGGTGATGGGCGAGGGCGGGCTGTGGGCACCCGAGGTGGCGGCGCGGGCGGTGCTCCAGGCCGCCGGCGACACCGCAGAAGCCGTCCACCTGCTGCGCTCCCACCGCTCCACACTCCCGCGGCTGGCGTTCACCGAACCTGTCGACCCCGACTCCATGCAGCTGTGCCGGCGGGTCATCCCCGTACACCGGCAGCCCGACGGCCCACAGTTGCTCGGCGCGACTTTCGACTACTCACCCCGGCTCATCGCGGCGGAGGGCGGCGACCCGCTGGGCGTGGGGGAGGAGGAGCTCCTCGGCGACAACGCGCCCACGATCCGGGAGCATGCGGACCGTCCGGTGCAGCGATTCACCCAGTGGCTGCGGGAACGTGATCTGCTCACCGAGCGCGGCGGCGAGGTCGACGAGGAACCCTACGACCTCACCCTCCGGCCCATCACCCTGCCGGCCCCACGCTTCGCCGTGCTGTCGGCCATGACCATCGCGGAGACCGGCGCGCTGGTCAACACCTGGTACCGCACGGGCCCCGACGGGCACACCGACGAATCCGTCACCCTCGGAGACGTGCTCTACGGGCACCTGGACATCCGGGTCACCCACCCGCACACCGGGCGCCCGGTCACTGTCGGCCAGATCGACGCCACCGACGCCGAGGCCGTGGCCCACCTCGACTCCCGCGGCGAGGACACGTCCCGGTTCGAGGCAGGCTACGGGTTCGCCCTCGGCCACAACGAACGTAAGGCGATCGCGATGTCGGCCATGGACCTCGCCGCCACCCGCTTCGCGGACACCCCGGCCGGTGAGCATCTAGAGCAGGTGCTCATGCACACGACCGACGGCCTCGCGGCCAACGGCTTACTCGAGCACCTCAAACTGCCGCACTACGTCACGTTCCGCTCGCAGGTGGACCGGGCGTTGGCGGCCGCGGCACAGAAGGGCAGGACCACGCCATGA
- the gltX gene encoding glutamate--tRNA ligase, translating to MWNMTEPSTVSNVRVRFCPSPTGIPHVGLVRTALFNWGYARHTGGKLVFRIEDTDAARDSEDSYQAIIDSLNWLGLDWDEGVEVGGPHEPYRQSRRTDIYADVLHKLKDAGEIYPAYSTADEVEERHKAAGRDPKLGYDNFDRSLSDEQIAAFEAEGRKPVWRLRMPEKTWAWTDLVRGDLEFQASTQPDFVVARSTGAPLYTLVNPVDDALMGITHVLRGEDLLSSTPRQLALYEALQRIGIAEFTPQFGHMPFVMGEGNKKLSKRDPESNLFNHVEAGIIPEGMLNYLALLGWSLSADQDIFSVEEFVANFDIKDVLGNPARFDEKKLLAINADQIRLLPAGEFENRLRDHLTRYTDFPSDYPAEKFAVAAELVQTRIKTLGEAYGLMKFLFTPDSELVLEEKAAKKNLKEDAVQPLEEGIAALEGVSEWTTEEIEKALSAALTEKLELKPRKAYGALRVAISGEAISPPLFESMELLGRESTLARLRAALSVTPYSAE from the coding sequence ATGTGGAACATGACTGAACCGTCCACCGTGTCCAACGTCCGCGTCCGTTTCTGCCCGTCGCCCACCGGAATTCCCCACGTGGGTCTCGTGCGCACCGCCCTGTTCAACTGGGGCTACGCCCGGCACACCGGCGGCAAACTTGTCTTCCGCATCGAGGACACCGACGCCGCGCGCGACTCCGAGGACTCCTACCAGGCCATCATCGACTCGCTGAACTGGCTGGGCCTCGACTGGGACGAGGGCGTCGAGGTCGGCGGCCCGCACGAGCCCTACCGGCAGTCGCGCCGCACGGACATTTACGCCGATGTCCTGCACAAACTCAAGGATGCCGGGGAGATCTACCCCGCGTACTCCACCGCCGATGAGGTCGAGGAGCGACACAAGGCCGCCGGCCGCGACCCCAAGCTGGGTTACGACAACTTCGACCGCTCGCTGAGCGACGAGCAGATCGCCGCGTTCGAGGCCGAGGGCCGCAAGCCGGTCTGGCGCCTGCGCATGCCGGAGAAGACCTGGGCCTGGACCGACCTCGTGCGTGGCGACCTGGAGTTCCAGGCCTCCACCCAGCCCGACTTCGTGGTCGCCCGCTCCACCGGCGCCCCGCTCTACACCCTGGTCAACCCGGTCGACGACGCGCTCATGGGCATCACCCACGTCTTGCGCGGCGAAGATCTGCTCTCCTCGACCCCGCGCCAGCTTGCCCTCTACGAGGCGCTGCAGCGCATCGGCATAGCCGAGTTCACCCCGCAGTTCGGGCACATGCCGTTTGTCATGGGCGAGGGCAACAAGAAGCTGTCCAAGCGCGACCCCGAGTCGAACCTGTTCAACCACGTCGAGGCCGGCATCATCCCCGAGGGCATGCTCAACTACCTCGCCCTGCTCGGCTGGTCCCTCTCCGCTGACCAGGACATCTTTTCGGTGGAGGAGTTCGTGGCCAACTTCGACATCAAGGACGTACTGGGCAACCCCGCGCGTTTCGACGAAAAGAAGCTGCTGGCCATCAACGCCGACCAGATCAGGCTCCTGCCCGCCGGCGAGTTCGAGAACCGCCTGCGAGATCACCTCACGCGCTACACCGATTTCCCGTCGGACTACCCGGCGGAGAAGTTCGCCGTGGCCGCGGAGCTGGTGCAGACACGCATCAAGACCCTCGGCGAGGCCTACGGTCTGATGAAGTTCCTGTTCACCCCGGACTCCGAGCTGGTGCTCGAGGAGAAGGCGGCGAAGAAGAACCTCAAGGAGGACGCCGTCCAGCCGCTCGAGGAGGGCATCGCTGCGCTCGAGGGTGTGTCCGAGTGGACCACGGAGGAGATCGAGAAGGCGCTGTCGGCGGCGCTGACCGAGAAGCTGGAGCTCAAGCCCCGCAAGGCCTACGGCGCCCTGCGGGTGGCTATCTCCGGTGAGGCGATCTCCCCGCCGCTGTTCGAGTCCATGGAGCTGCTGGGTCGCGAATCCACGCTCGCCCGCCTGCGCGCCGCGCTTTCGGTGACGCCCTACTCGGCCGAGTAG
- a CDS encoding DUF4349 domain-containing protein, giving the protein MKSVRRRSAPLVAVGACVLLLSACATDQGASSLPPDSSRSDYGAADVAEAAEGSSSATVEQQLVTTGSSTIVVDDPAGAVDSAREIADELGGQVSDTSTANYGGDPSADVTIRVPAERYDDLPARLGELGSVESSSTEVADVGQEVVDLRARQAALQGSIDRLSQLMAEATTTQDLLAAEEMMTQRQGELDSLTGQLSYLEDRVALSTQQVSFVTGGSSDNLWDDLVSTLVDSSRSLLIVFVGLLPWLIVAGLLAWAATAMVRGARRVRRRRQ; this is encoded by the coding sequence ATGAAGAGCGTGCGTCGTCGTTCCGCCCCGCTGGTGGCCGTGGGAGCCTGCGTCCTCCTGCTCTCCGCCTGCGCCACGGATCAGGGCGCATCGTCGCTGCCGCCCGACAGCTCCCGCTCCGACTACGGCGCGGCCGACGTGGCCGAGGCAGCCGAGGGCTCGAGCTCGGCCACGGTCGAGCAGCAGCTCGTGACCACCGGGTCGTCCACCATCGTCGTGGACGATCCGGCCGGCGCGGTGGACTCCGCGCGCGAGATCGCCGATGAGCTCGGGGGCCAGGTCAGCGACACCTCGACCGCGAACTACGGCGGAGACCCCTCCGCGGACGTGACCATTCGGGTGCCCGCGGAGCGTTACGACGACCTCCCGGCCCGCCTGGGCGAGCTCGGCTCCGTCGAGTCCAGCAGCACCGAGGTGGCCGACGTCGGCCAAGAGGTCGTCGACCTCCGCGCCCGCCAGGCCGCACTCCAGGGCTCGATCGACCGGCTCTCGCAGCTCATGGCCGAGGCCACCACCACGCAGGATCTCCTGGCCGCGGAGGAGATGATGACCCAGCGCCAGGGCGAGCTGGATTCCCTCACCGGCCAGCTGAGCTACCTCGAGGACCGGGTGGCCCTGTCCACCCAGCAGGTCTCGTTCGTCACCGGTGGCAGCTCGGACAACCTGTGGGACGACCTCGTCTCGACACTGGTGGACTCCTCCCGGTCGCTGCTCATCGTTTTTGTTGGCCTTCTGCCCTGGCTGATTGTCGCCGGCCTCCTCGCCTGGGCGGCTACCGCTATGGTCAGGGGAGCCCGGCGGGTCCGGCGCCGGAGGCAATAG
- a CDS encoding alpha/beta hydrolase family esterase, with translation MTSRSFPRALAVLCALLLSMVAGPVLAGAQDLPPAPAWEPSAEVPVQPGGSGEMSVDTPEGPRAFIIHVPTGYDRTMPTPVLFGFSGKDDSPENFRSYSQLLRTAGREAIVIYPRAIDGAWEGAPYATVRPGADVDFVRTIVEKIRFSYHLDPSRIYATGMSNGGGMAALLGCRATDLLAGVAPVSGAFYLPVESGCTGAPVPALFVHGTEDPLMSYDGGALHDAPYLSVPDTVGSYSARNGCWGPAVVTPAPGATRIAGANCVKEVQELRIDGGLHSWWYEPDTSAEVWGFLARQHR, from the coding sequence CCTCGCCGGGGCGCAGGACCTCCCGCCCGCTCCGGCCTGGGAACCCTCGGCAGAGGTTCCGGTGCAGCCGGGCGGAAGCGGGGAAATGAGCGTCGATACGCCCGAGGGGCCACGGGCCTTCATCATCCATGTGCCGACGGGTTATGACCGGACCATGCCGACCCCGGTCCTGTTCGGCTTCAGCGGCAAGGACGACAGCCCGGAGAACTTCCGTTCCTACTCGCAGCTGCTGCGCACGGCCGGACGCGAGGCCATCGTAATCTACCCGCGGGCCATCGACGGCGCGTGGGAGGGCGCACCCTATGCCACGGTGCGCCCGGGCGCCGATGTCGACTTCGTGCGGACGATCGTGGAGAAGATCCGGTTCAGCTATCACCTCGATCCCTCGCGGATCTATGCCACGGGCATGTCCAACGGCGGGGGAATGGCCGCACTGCTCGGCTGCCGCGCCACCGATCTCCTCGCGGGCGTGGCCCCGGTCTCCGGCGCGTTCTACCTGCCGGTCGAATCGGGCTGCACCGGCGCCCCCGTGCCTGCGCTCTTCGTACACGGCACAGAGGACCCGCTGATGTCCTACGACGGCGGCGCGCTGCACGACGCGCCCTACCTCTCCGTCCCGGACACTGTCGGCTCCTACTCCGCCCGCAACGGCTGCTGGGGCCCGGCCGTCGTGACCCCGGCGCCGGGTGCGACCCGGATCGCGGGGGCAAACTGCGTCAAGGAGGTGCAGGAACTGCGTATCGACGGCGGCCTGCACAGCTGGTGGTACGAGCCGGACACGTCCGCCGAGGTGTGGGGTTTCCTCGCCAGGCAGCACCGCTAA
- a CDS encoding phosphonate C-P lyase system protein PhnH → MTGAPLVEPAQARFVLTMSEPTADSLGTVKTATASDPHTACLVVQRVEKLGPDGEVTLTLTGPGVDGQCDLGVTGLSPEFFATRAELCANFPAGIDVLLVTDAGEVAALPRTTVVEGARR, encoded by the coding sequence GTGACCGGCGCGCCCCTGGTCGAACCGGCGCAGGCGCGCTTTGTGCTGACGATGTCGGAGCCCACCGCGGACTCGCTGGGCACGGTGAAGACCGCCACGGCATCTGATCCGCACACCGCGTGTCTGGTGGTCCAACGCGTCGAGAAGCTGGGTCCGGACGGGGAGGTGACGCTGACCCTCACCGGTCCCGGCGTCGACGGGCAGTGCGATCTGGGTGTCACGGGCCTGAGCCCGGAGTTCTTCGCTACCCGCGCCGAACTCTGCGCGAACTTCCCCGCGGGCATCGACGTGCTATTGGTCACCGACGCGGGTGAGGTCGCCGCGCTCCCGCGGACCACCGTCGTCGAGGGAGCGCGGCGATGA
- a CDS encoding FAD/NAD(P)-binding protein: MTVTIAIVGAGPRALWALEELTVMSRERNLALDVTVFDPRDPAVGSAYATDQPTHRLVNVTSSAIRTGAGTLDDYRGEGAELDPFPPRALVGEFLTHSWREMLRKLPEQMTVTHERRRITDLAELSGFNEILLATGHQQAELPEGMLDVYDGDLSVIAPGESVAIRGAALTFIDVVLALTLGRGGRFVDQTYVPSGEEPGSITAYTRTGAAIQVKPSPLTDEERAQLEPFREQIRGGAEIREVLCAASSALAGQPVTLADAEPDTDVAGGWRASIAEDRRPPQALGLAWRELYPQIVERVSFGREDLDELPRLLEPLAFGPPPAQIRRMLALHDTGILRVAGERPEAQHTINAVLAPAGIGPGSLEAQLGEGALQTDEAGMVSDNIASVGRASEPYILGHDTLSRTMHGVIPAWARRIGAVYGPKQVHGVPPLTGRLESWMSEPDARGLIDTYSSPVNVLNSAPVTRNIDELVAAGERAGVDVRIHFARKANKALTFVDAVNAAGHGVDVASYRELSQVIDTGVPGERIIVSAAIKTDEFLELALAHGATVSVDSVGELERLQALTRGRQALIAPRIAPDPAKLPPTRFGERSAVWAEALNHAWEGITVRGLHAHLHGYAVADRRTALGEALWLVDKLRQAGHAPEFVDLGGGVPMSYLDNAGQWENFQETRRAMVAGDHPPFTWKAHPLDTVYPFHQAPVRGDWLAELLASDEGQGLKERGLRLHLEPGRSLLDGCGIIYAEVAFVKKRSDGLPLVGLAMNRTQLRTTSDDYLVDPLHLPAGPAEGEELEAYLVGAYCIEDELIMRRRIRFPNGVKVGDIVAFPNTAGYFMHILESASHQIPLALNVARNADGGFELDRIDS; encoded by the coding sequence ATGACCGTCACCATTGCCATCGTCGGGGCCGGGCCCCGCGCACTGTGGGCGCTGGAGGAACTCACGGTGATGTCCCGCGAGCGCAATCTCGCGCTCGACGTCACGGTGTTCGACCCGCGTGATCCGGCCGTGGGCAGCGCGTACGCCACCGACCAGCCCACACACCGGCTGGTCAACGTCACCTCCTCGGCTATCCGCACCGGGGCGGGCACGCTCGATGACTACCGCGGCGAAGGCGCCGAGCTGGACCCGTTCCCGCCCCGGGCCCTGGTGGGGGAGTTCCTCACCCATTCCTGGCGGGAGATGCTGCGCAAACTACCCGAGCAGATGACCGTCACCCACGAGCGCAGGCGTATCACCGACCTGGCGGAACTGTCGGGTTTCAACGAGATTCTTCTGGCCACCGGCCACCAGCAGGCCGAGCTTCCCGAGGGCATGCTCGACGTCTACGATGGCGACCTTTCCGTCATCGCCCCCGGCGAGAGCGTCGCCATTCGCGGGGCCGCGCTGACCTTCATCGACGTGGTGCTGGCGCTGACCCTGGGCCGCGGCGGCCGCTTCGTCGACCAGACCTATGTCCCCTCCGGCGAGGAACCGGGTTCCATCACCGCCTACACCCGCACGGGCGCGGCGATCCAGGTCAAACCCTCCCCGCTCACCGACGAGGAGCGCGCACAGCTCGAACCCTTCCGCGAGCAGATCCGGGGCGGGGCCGAGATACGCGAGGTACTCTGCGCCGCCTCGTCCGCCCTGGCCGGGCAGCCGGTCACCCTGGCCGACGCCGAGCCGGACACCGATGTGGCGGGTGGGTGGCGGGCGTCGATAGCCGAGGACCGCCGCCCGCCGCAGGCCCTGGGCCTGGCGTGGCGCGAGCTCTACCCGCAGATCGTCGAGCGTGTCTCCTTCGGCCGCGAAGACCTGGACGAGCTGCCCCGGCTCCTGGAACCGCTGGCGTTCGGCCCGCCCCCAGCGCAGATCCGGCGGATGCTGGCGCTACACGACACCGGGATTCTCCGCGTCGCCGGCGAGCGGCCCGAGGCGCAGCACACGATCAACGCGGTGCTCGCACCGGCCGGCATCGGCCCAGGCTCGCTGGAGGCGCAGCTCGGCGAGGGTGCCCTGCAGACCGACGAGGCGGGCATGGTCTCCGACAACATCGCGTCCGTGGGACGGGCGAGTGAGCCCTACATCCTCGGCCACGACACCCTCTCGCGCACGATGCACGGCGTCATCCCCGCGTGGGCGCGGCGCATCGGCGCGGTCTACGGGCCGAAGCAGGTTCACGGCGTGCCGCCGCTGACCGGGCGGCTCGAGTCGTGGATGAGTGAGCCGGACGCGCGCGGGCTCATCGACACGTATTCCAGCCCCGTCAACGTGCTCAACTCCGCCCCGGTCACCCGCAACATCGACGAGCTCGTCGCGGCCGGCGAGCGGGCGGGTGTCGACGTGCGCATCCACTTCGCGCGCAAGGCCAACAAGGCGCTGACCTTCGTCGACGCCGTCAACGCCGCCGGCCACGGCGTCGACGTGGCCAGCTACCGGGAGCTTTCCCAGGTCATCGACACCGGGGTGCCGGGCGAGCGCATCATCGTCTCGGCCGCCATCAAGACGGACGAGTTCCTGGAGCTCGCCCTGGCCCACGGCGCGACCGTCTCCGTGGACTCGGTCGGCGAGCTCGAGCGGCTGCAGGCGCTGACCCGTGGCCGGCAGGCCCTCATTGCTCCGCGCATCGCCCCCGACCCCGCGAAGCTGCCGCCCACCCGCTTTGGCGAGCGCAGCGCGGTCTGGGCCGAGGCCCTGAACCACGCGTGGGAGGGGATCACCGTCCGGGGCCTGCACGCCCACCTGCACGGCTATGCCGTCGCCGACAGGAGGACGGCCCTGGGGGAGGCGCTGTGGCTCGTCGATAAGCTTCGTCAGGCCGGGCACGCCCCCGAGTTCGTTGACCTCGGTGGCGGTGTTCCCATGAGCTACCTCGACAACGCGGGGCAGTGGGAGAACTTCCAGGAGACCCGCCGGGCCATGGTCGCCGGCGACCACCCGCCGTTCACGTGGAAGGCCCACCCGCTGGACACTGTCTACCCGTTCCACCAGGCACCGGTGCGTGGCGACTGGCTCGCCGAGCTGCTGGCCAGCGACGAGGGCCAGGGCTTGAAGGAGCGTGGCCTGCGCCTGCACCTGGAACCGGGCCGCAGCCTGCTCGACGGGTGCGGAATCATCTACGCGGAGGTGGCCTTCGTGAAGAAACGTAGCGACGGCCTCCCGCTCGTCGGCCTGGCCATGAACCGCACCCAGCTGCGCACCACCAGCGACGACTACCTCGTCGACCCGCTCCACCTGCCCGCCGGCCCGGCGGAGGGTGAGGAGCTCGAGGCATACCTCGTCGGCGCCTACTGCATCGAGGACGAGCTCATCATGCGCCGACGCATCCGATTCCCGAACGGGGTGAAGGTGGGCGACATCGTCGCCTTCCCCAACACGGCCGGGTACTTCATGCACATCCTCGAGTCCGCCTCTCACCAGATCCCGCTGGCGCTCAACGTGGCCAGAAACGCCGACGGCGGTTTCGAGCTGGACCGCATCGACTCCTAG